A part of Gossypium hirsutum isolate 1008001.06 chromosome A07, Gossypium_hirsutum_v2.1, whole genome shotgun sequence genomic DNA contains:
- the LOC107955816 gene encoding putative nuclease HARBI1 isoform X1 translates to MSIVENYHGDESDDDKEKKEILQRMECFNRLFVVASSFVQLYYEKYILKQPCMDSKQTGETWIREVLDGHKSCCMINFRMSKMVFTSLLRVLETRYNLQTSRNISSTEMLGIFLYILGTGAKVSQCRERFQRSGSTISRHFAIVLEKVSRMATDLIAPEDPFFSSIPEQIRNDSRYMPHFKDCIGAIDGTHIAVILPPNEQVPSIGRKGIPTQNVMAVCDFNMCSTFVMAGWEGSAHDTRIFLDAIRDPKYKFPHPPNGKYYLVDSGYPQMKGYLGPYRGQRYHLPDFRRGRPVSGKEKIFNHSHSSLRSVIERTFGF, encoded by the exons ATGAGTATAGTTGAGAATTACCACGGTGATGAAAGTGACGATGATAAGGAAAAGAAAGAGATATTACAACGCATGGAATGTTTTAACCGATTATTTGTTGTTGCTTCTTCTTTTGTACAATTATATTACGAGAAGTATATATTGAAGCAACCATGCATGGATTCAAAACAGACAGGTGAGACATGGATCCGAGAGGTCCTTGACGGTCACAAAtcatgttgtatgattaattttaggATGTCTAAAATGGTATTCACAAGTTTGTTGAGAGTTTTAGAGACAAGATACAACTTGCAAACTTCAAGAAACATATCTTCTACTGAAATGTtgggaatttttttatacatcttgGGCACCGGTGCAAAAGTTTCCCAATGTCGAGAAAGATTTCAAAGGTCTGGATCAACAATAAGTCGACACTTTGCAATTGTGCTTGAGAAAGTTTCAAGGATGGCCACTGATCTAATTGCACCCGAAGATCCTTTTTTTAGCTCAATACCCGAACAAATACGTAATGATTCTAGATATATGCcgcattttaag GATTGCATAGGTGCAATTGATGGTACTCATATTGCTGTTATTCTTCCACCAAATGAACAAGTTCCCTCTATTGGAAGAAAAGGTATTCCGACTCAAAATGTTATGGCagtatgtgattttaatatgtgtTCCACCTTTGTCATGGCTGGATGGGAAGGATCGGCACATGACACTAGAATATTTCTTGATGCAATTCGAGATCCAAAATACAAATTTCCGCACCCACCAAAtg gaaaatattatcttgttgattctggatatcctcaaatgaaaggttatcttggaccatatagaggtcaacgatatcatttacctgactTTCGTAGAGGTAGACCGGTATCTGGTAAAGAAAAgatattcaatcattcacattcatcattacgtagtgtgattgaacgaacttttggtttttga
- the LOC107955816 gene encoding uncharacterized protein isoform X3 → MVLVLCWKLKKEQFPLPLLLLVINKVMSIVENYHGDESDDDKEKKEILQRMECFNRLFVVASSFVQLYYEKYILKQPCMDSKQTGETWIREVLDGHKSCCMINFRMSKMVFTSLLRVLETRYNLQTSRNISSTEMLGIFLYILGTGAKVSQCRERFQRSGSTISRHFAIVLEKVSRMATDLIAPEDPFFSSIPEQIRLHRCN, encoded by the exons ATGGTCTTGGTACTG tgtTGGAAGCTAAAGAAGGAACAATTTCCGTTGCCTCTACTTCTCCTGGTCATCAACAAG GTGATGAGTATAGTTGAGAATTACCACGGTGATGAAAGTGACGATGATAAGGAAAAGAAAGAGATATTACAACGCATGGAATGTTTTAACCGATTATTTGTTGTTGCTTCTTCTTTTGTACAATTATATTACGAGAAGTATATATTGAAGCAACCATGCATGGATTCAAAACAGACAGGTGAGACATGGATCCGAGAGGTCCTTGACGGTCACAAAtcatgttgtatgattaattttaggATGTCTAAAATGGTATTCACAAGTTTGTTGAGAGTTTTAGAGACAAGATACAACTTGCAAACTTCAAGAAACATATCTTCTACTGAAATGTtgggaatttttttatacatcttgGGCACCGGTGCAAAAGTTTCCCAATGTCGAGAAAGATTTCAAAGGTCTGGATCAACAATAAGTCGACACTTTGCAATTGTGCTTGAGAAAGTTTCAAGGATGGCCACTGATCTAATTGCACCCGAAGATCCTTTTTTTAGCTCAATACCCGAACAAATAC GATTGCATAGGTGCAATTGA
- the LOC107955816 gene encoding uncharacterized protein isoform X2, whose product MVLVLCWKLKKEQFPLPLLLLVINKARFFTKQLKNRWDDLKKEWKAWKKFKGEDTGLGWNPKKRIVDAPDDWWESRLKVVPEAQKFRTSGNDPEFEGKLDQMFMGIVATSDKAWAPSSGTLRSDFFEDVNNEIPEENEEENVRNDVDILNDVHISNDVQIGGNGQKRKNPEISSSQFKTGRKKSSKQIGGAARLSSQIEKLCNAADNMSQATSSLTPVMDPYGSRSSQSA is encoded by the exons ATGGTCTTGGTACTG tgtTGGAAGCTAAAGAAGGAACAATTTCCGTTGCCTCTACTTCTCCTGGTCATCAACAAG GCAAGGTTTTTCACAAAACAACTTAAAAATAGGTGGGATGATCTAAAAAAAGAATGGAAAGCTTGGAAGAAATTTAAAGGCGAAGATACTGGTCTAGGGTGGAATCCTAAAAAAAGAATCGTTGATGCACCGGATGATTGGTGGGAGAGTAGACTAAAG GTTGTGCCTGAAGCTCAAAAATTTAGAACATCGGGCAATGATCCTGAATTTGAAGGGAAGTTGGACCAAATGTTCATGGGGATAGTTGCAACAAGTGATAAAGCATGGGCACCTTCTTCTGGTACACTCCGTAGTGATTTTTTTGAGGATGTTAACAATGAAAtacctgaagagaatgaagaagaaaatgtgagaaatgatgttgacattttaaatgatgttcacatttcaaatgatgTTCAAATTGGTGGAAAtggtcaaaaaagaaaaaaccctgaGATATCAAGTTCACAATTTAAAACTGGAAGAAAAAAATCCTCAAAGCAAATTGGAGGGGCTGCAAGATTGTCCagtcaaatagaaaaattatgcaaTGCAGCTGACAATATGAGTCAAGCCACATCTAGTTTGACTCCTGTTATGGATCCATATGGTTCCAGAAGTAGTCAAAGTGCTTGA